One part of the Marispirochaeta sp. genome encodes these proteins:
- a CDS encoding helix-turn-helix domain-containing protein, which produces MNKPTGKTFSDAPADSTGSESKNRILKAAEKLFADKGFDGARVDEIARQAKVNKALIYYYFKSKEAILEELMELMVSEAMEAVDTMVPPDFSLESLASPEERDKIMQPLFAFLRERADLMKIVLMESLKSSSHNETVFRLISAMVERQEEFFKRFNMPAPNKQSKAHQIVGEFFTGMLPLAGYFALEERWSRFLDISRDHLWEIFQQSFISSHLAYTLDGIQRS; this is translated from the coding sequence ATGAATAAACCGACGGGCAAGACTTTTTCGGATGCACCGGCAGACAGTACGGGATCCGAATCAAAAAACCGTATTCTCAAGGCGGCGGAAAAGCTCTTTGCCGACAAGGGTTTCGACGGCGCACGGGTGGACGAGATCGCCAGACAGGCAAAGGTCAACAAAGCCTTGATCTATTATTACTTCAAGAGCAAAGAGGCCATTCTCGAAGAGTTGATGGAGCTGATGGTCAGCGAGGCAATGGAAGCCGTAGATACCATGGTGCCTCCGGACTTTTCTCTTGAATCACTGGCCTCCCCAGAAGAAAGAGACAAAATAATGCAGCCCCTCTTTGCCTTTCTCCGGGAGAGGGCGGATCTTATGAAAATAGTGCTGATGGAGTCCCTGAAATCCTCCTCCCACAACGAAACAGTTTTTCGGCTTATCTCGGCCATGGTCGAACGACAGGAGGAGTTCTTTAAACGCTTCAATATGCCCGCCCCGAACAAACAGAGCAAAGCCCACCAGATTGTCGGTGAGTTCTTTACGGGGATGCTGCCGCTGGCTGGCTACTTTGCCCTGGAGGAACGGTGGAGCAGGTTTCTCGACATTTCCCGGGACCATTTATGGGAGATTTTTCAACAGTCTTTTATAAGTTCCCATCTCGCCTACACTCTGGATGGAATACAAAGGAGCTGA
- a CDS encoding acetate kinase, with translation MTILTLNCGSSSVKYQLYDWDNKVILAGGIVERVTQPGSVIEHRTTGKEEIKKEHACPSHKEAIELIIETLIDPQHGALSSIDQIKAVGHRVVHGGEKFARSVLVDDHVLDSFKAIQDLAPLHNPANILGITSAKEVMPSIPHCAIMDTAWHQTMPRTSYMYALPYKWYEDHAVRRYGFHGTSFLYCAKRAAVLLGKDPFETNVIIAHIGNGSSINAVKNGVSVDTSMGLTPLEGLIMGTRSGDVDPAIPFFMMKKLGLSADEMENILNKKSGVLGITEKYVDRRDIEIAAAEGDEKAQLSIDMESYRLKKYVGAYTAALGRVDALVFTAGVGERGPLVREKVCKEMENLGIKVDMDKNTASMTRYAETELSTSDSPVKVYVIPTDEELVMTEDTYALLEGTYKDHTEYTYYFQNPDYVNKSRQESLKKDLAKRPGLDKILVYPPKK, from the coding sequence TTGACTATTCTTACCTTGAACTGCGGCTCGTCGTCGGTTAAATATCAACTGTACGACTGGGACAACAAAGTCATACTCGCCGGAGGTATTGTCGAGCGGGTTACCCAGCCCGGATCTGTCATTGAACACCGGACCACCGGTAAAGAGGAAATCAAAAAGGAGCACGCCTGCCCCAGCCACAAGGAAGCCATTGAGCTGATTATTGAGACCCTGATTGACCCTCAGCACGGCGCCCTTTCTTCTATTGACCAGATCAAAGCGGTAGGTCACCGGGTTGTCCACGGCGGCGAGAAGTTCGCCCGTTCCGTACTGGTAGACGATCATGTCCTTGATTCCTTCAAGGCAATCCAGGACCTCGCTCCCCTGCACAACCCGGCGAATATACTGGGTATAACCTCCGCTAAAGAGGTAATGCCGTCAATTCCCCACTGCGCGATCATGGATACCGCCTGGCACCAGACCATGCCCAGGACTTCCTACATGTATGCCCTGCCCTATAAATGGTACGAGGACCACGCTGTACGACGTTACGGATTCCATGGAACGTCATTTCTCTACTGCGCAAAACGGGCTGCCGTTCTTTTAGGTAAGGACCCTTTTGAGACCAACGTCATTATTGCCCATATAGGTAACGGATCTTCCATTAATGCTGTCAAGAACGGCGTTTCCGTGGATACGTCCATGGGACTTACTCCCCTGGAGGGTCTGATAATGGGTACCCGCTCCGGCGATGTCGACCCCGCTATTCCCTTCTTTATGATGAAGAAACTGGGTTTAAGCGCCGATGAGATGGAGAACATCCTGAACAAGAAAAGCGGTGTTCTGGGAATCACCGAAAAATACGTCGACCGCCGGGACATCGAGATTGCCGCTGCCGAAGGGGACGAAAAAGCCCAGCTTTCCATCGATATGGAATCCTACCGCCTCAAGAAATACGTTGGTGCGTATACCGCCGCCCTTGGTCGAGTCGACGCCCTGGTCTTTACCGCCGGTGTCGGCGAACGGGGTCCCCTGGTACGGGAGAAGGTCTGCAAAGAAATGGAGAACCTTGGTATCAAGGTGGATATGGACAAGAACACAGCTTCCATGACCAGGTACGCCGAGACCGAACTCTCCACATCTGATTCCCCGGTCAAAGTTTATGTTATTCCCACCGACGAAGAGCTGGTCATGACCGAGGACACCTACGCACTTCTGGAGGGAACCTACAAGGACCACACCGAGTACACCTACTACTTCCAGAATCCGGATTACGTTAATAAATCACGGCAGGAGTCCCTCAAGAAGGACCTTGCAAAGCGCCCGGGACTGGACAAGATCCTTGTCTATCCACCCAAAAAATAA
- a CDS encoding MMPL family transporter, producing MNFFNRLSELFAAQIVRRKWWIITAAVLLLLISLLLSQRILIRTQLKDMLPKTNPLVQSYTRIDDLFSTSSIILTFEGPDRGQTVQTAGEVKTYLENDPGISPYIETIQLEVPRDFITQWGMYMQDSDDIRRSRRMLSELNLLPFITALNDNMESSYTGDAAEKEILTNQDEREMVEMMSNMERGMVLFREYLEEPDGVVVKETAGTLSEIFVIGDTFTFDPEGRMLLMTIVPSFSLSDYDRLLSMEPEFRRVYGELEKRYPELSISYTGDLTMEFDEQEALSFDLLVPSLIALVCILILFVFSFKQLRAILLALITLLVGIVYDIGIIGATFAELNLLTSAFAVILIGLGIDFSIHIISNYTDLRSEGLSEHESLQETFRKSGSSILIGGITTAIAFFVLMFSGTKAITQFGFIAGWGIITCLASTLILLPALLLVFGSKQEKPDKRFVIEYSFLGSLGNYCARHRSIIISAVVMISLAFGFFLPKNRVEYDVNKLTVTDSPTMITERRIRELFNYSAQSSMVSVSSIEEARRLTEVLKEEFLVAQVASVSEFIPSPKESAGRLEEISLFRANPPVYRQDYTFNQERLDELEYQIQRLEWNMIEIGDLSVTNLGEDNLILKKRNAMIREIFGAETGQPGREVFQKLLSTLEKDRESSIRKLDRLDRSFAPGMAELVLPMLKVQRPMGLEDIPEMYRRELISTDRQHFLVSIQPTEAVAQEAEFLSFNERMSKINPEITGTVQLGIEWTREMVTEAKSAAVYVFIAISILLALTYRRTAPTLLSILFLLTAMIWMFGMLPLLGIRLNLISVITLPMIIGLGIDYAVHIVHRCLLEGDIARTMTYSGKGVLLSGITTGFGFGSLALFGNMAGIASFGGALFLGVMVCLFLTFLLLPSLAGFMGIQNSNTTNSTREVSQ from the coding sequence ATGAATTTTTTCAACCGTTTGAGCGAATTGTTCGCAGCACAGATAGTACGCCGAAAATGGTGGATCATAACTGCCGCGGTACTGCTGCTGCTAATCAGCCTGCTCCTCTCTCAGAGAATACTCATACGCACTCAATTGAAGGACATGCTCCCAAAGACAAACCCTCTTGTCCAAAGTTATACCAGAATCGATGACCTTTTTTCCACCAGCTCGATTATCCTGACCTTCGAAGGGCCCGATCGGGGACAGACTGTACAAACCGCTGGAGAAGTAAAAACCTACCTCGAAAACGATCCTGGAATTTCTCCCTACATTGAGACAATTCAGCTGGAAGTTCCCCGGGACTTTATTACTCAGTGGGGTATGTACATGCAGGATTCTGACGATATCCGCCGCAGCCGGAGGATGCTGTCGGAACTGAACCTCCTCCCCTTTATAACAGCCCTCAACGACAATATGGAATCCAGCTATACCGGGGATGCCGCGGAAAAGGAGATCCTGACCAATCAGGATGAACGGGAAATGGTGGAAATGATGTCCAACATGGAACGGGGCATGGTACTATTCCGGGAATATCTGGAAGAGCCGGATGGAGTTGTCGTTAAAGAGACTGCCGGTACCCTCTCGGAGATATTTGTTATCGGGGACACTTTTACCTTTGATCCGGAAGGCAGAATGCTCCTGATGACAATCGTGCCCTCCTTTTCATTGTCCGATTATGACCGGCTGCTGAGCATGGAACCGGAGTTCAGGCGGGTCTATGGCGAATTGGAAAAGCGCTATCCGGAGCTTTCCATCAGTTATACCGGGGACCTCACCATGGAGTTCGACGAACAGGAGGCCCTCAGTTTCGATCTGTTGGTCCCATCTCTGATTGCCCTCGTCTGTATTCTCATTCTGTTCGTCTTCTCTTTCAAACAGCTGCGGGCAATCCTGCTGGCCCTTATAACCCTGCTTGTCGGAATAGTCTACGACATAGGAATCATAGGCGCGACGTTCGCCGAGTTGAATCTGCTGACATCCGCTTTTGCGGTGATACTGATCGGACTGGGAATCGATTTTTCCATCCACATTATTTCGAACTACACAGATCTACGAAGTGAAGGATTAAGCGAACATGAGTCTCTGCAGGAGACCTTCCGTAAATCCGGGAGTTCCATTCTGATCGGCGGAATTACCACTGCCATAGCTTTTTTTGTACTGATGTTTTCCGGAACAAAGGCCATTACCCAATTCGGTTTTATAGCCGGTTGGGGAATTATTACCTGCCTTGCATCAACTCTGATACTTCTTCCTGCGCTGCTGTTAGTCTTCGGTTCCAAACAGGAAAAACCGGATAAGCGCTTTGTTATTGAGTACAGTTTTCTTGGCTCCCTGGGAAATTACTGCGCACGACACCGCAGTATCATTATTTCAGCGGTTGTCATGATCAGCCTCGCCTTTGGATTTTTCCTGCCGAAAAACAGGGTTGAATACGACGTTAACAAGCTGACGGTTACCGATTCTCCAACGATGATTACCGAACGGCGGATCCGCGAGCTTTTTAATTATTCGGCCCAGTCGAGCATGGTAAGTGTTTCTTCCATTGAAGAAGCCCGCCGTTTAACAGAAGTTTTGAAGGAAGAGTTCCTGGTGGCCCAGGTAGCATCTGTTTCCGAATTTATCCCGTCGCCGAAAGAATCAGCCGGGCGGCTTGAGGAAATCTCACTGTTCCGTGCTAATCCTCCGGTCTATCGGCAGGATTACACGTTTAACCAGGAGCGCCTTGATGAACTTGAGTACCAGATACAGCGCCTTGAGTGGAACATGATAGAGATAGGCGATTTATCGGTGACCAATCTGGGAGAGGATAACCTGATCCTGAAAAAGCGGAACGCCATGATCAGGGAGATATTCGGCGCGGAAACCGGTCAGCCCGGCCGTGAGGTTTTTCAGAAGCTGCTCTCCACCCTGGAAAAGGATCGGGAAAGCAGCATACGCAAACTGGATCGACTGGACAGGTCCTTTGCCCCCGGAATGGCAGAGCTGGTCCTTCCCATGCTGAAGGTACAGCGTCCGATGGGGCTGGAAGACATCCCCGAAATGTACAGACGGGAGCTGATCAGCACGGACCGGCAGCATTTTCTGGTATCGATTCAGCCTACTGAAGCTGTTGCTCAGGAAGCGGAGTTTCTCTCCTTTAATGAGCGCATGTCTAAAATTAATCCCGAAATAACCGGTACTGTTCAGCTGGGAATCGAATGGACACGGGAAATGGTCACGGAAGCCAAAAGCGCGGCGGTGTACGTGTTTATTGCCATCAGCATTCTGCTGGCCCTGACATACCGAAGAACGGCCCCTACTCTTCTTTCCATCCTTTTTCTGCTGACAGCCATGATCTGGATGTTCGGTATGCTTCCTTTGCTGGGTATCCGGCTGAACCTGATAAGCGTTATAACCCTGCCAATGATTATCGGGCTGGGTATCGATTACGCTGTACATATTGTACATCGCTGTCTGCTTGAAGGAGACATAGCTCGGACAATGACCTATTCCGGCAAGGGAGTGCTCCTTTCGGGGATTACCACGGGCTTCGGATTCGGATCCCTGGCCTTATTCGGAAACATGGCGGGCATTGCCAGCTTCGGGGGGGCCCTGTTTCTCGGGGTTATGGTCTGCCTTTTTCTGACGTTCCTGCTGCTGCCGTCCCTTGCGGGGTTTATGGGAATTCAAAATAGCAACACTACAAACAGTACCAGGGAGGTATCACAATGA
- a CDS encoding outer membrane lipoprotein-sorting protein, producing the protein MKNNSPAGRLSICACVICLFATAACAESVQEIIRAVDGKQHSNTSEQKMIMHVYPSMASDAGKREFVISSVSLGDDDTFMVFEEPRTVKGMKILSKGDDRWVHFPSTGRVRKIAGESKKQSVQGVGGDFSYEDLGGGTIEKDYRTSLIEETDTIYRIEGIPVQNDSAYTRVIFEIEKGSYRTLKIEYYTEKEGHLKDLIFKDFTMMGGKDIARTMEMTNHNKQSRTEVRIIEAVFDKPIDEKLFNPTRFYR; encoded by the coding sequence ATGAAAAATAATTCACCAGCAGGCAGGTTAAGTATATGTGCATGTGTAATATGCCTGTTCGCTACTGCAGCCTGCGCAGAAAGCGTCCAGGAGATCATCAGAGCTGTGGACGGGAAACAGCACTCGAATACGTCTGAACAGAAGATGATAATGCACGTCTATCCGAGCATGGCCAGTGATGCCGGCAAACGAGAGTTTGTCATTTCCAGCGTAAGCCTGGGAGACGACGACACGTTCATGGTTTTCGAAGAACCCCGGACCGTGAAAGGCATGAAAATCCTGTCAAAAGGAGATGACCGCTGGGTCCATTTTCCCTCCACCGGACGGGTACGCAAAATAGCAGGAGAATCAAAGAAGCAGTCCGTACAGGGTGTGGGAGGAGACTTTTCCTATGAAGACCTTGGAGGAGGAACAATCGAAAAAGATTACCGGACAAGCCTGATAGAGGAGACCGACACCATTTACAGGATTGAAGGGATACCTGTCCAAAACGACTCGGCCTACACGCGGGTGATCTTTGAGATCGAGAAAGGGAGCTACCGGACTCTCAAGATTGAATACTACACAGAAAAAGAGGGGCATCTGAAGGACCTGATATTCAAGGATTTTACGATGATGGGGGGCAAAGATATTGCCCGGACCATGGAGATGACCAATCACAACAAGCAGAGCAGAACGGAAGTCCGGATTATTGAAGCTGTGTTCGACAAGCCGATAGACGAGAAACTCTTCAATCCCACCCGTTTCTATCGCTGA